A genomic window from Glycine soja cultivar W05 chromosome 10, ASM419377v2, whole genome shotgun sequence includes:
- the LOC114371320 gene encoding probable aspartyl protease At4g16563: MEVTKYEEPIPPALVAKPGCSERPLHLVRASKEPISPALTLCTYDTLNWTRQSNQRDESTLNSPMEVAITTGYVANGSSEKSRARPSSYHQPSISVINKQPKTKKTSSKPSHHLHTRRRFCVFSFPQNASSSHYSLPLLFPLHHITIHHHYFIHPHPQHHHHPPLFTHHPSSSNSHPFHTLQLAVSTSITRAHHLKNHNNPSSLKTLVHPKTYGGYSIDLKFGTPPQTFPFVLDTGSSLVWLPCYSHYLCSKCNSFSNNNTPKFIPKDSFSSKFVGCRNPKCAWVFGSDVTSHCCKLAKAAFSNNNNCSQTCPAYTVQYGLGSTAGFLLSENLNFPAKNVSDFLVGCSVVSVYQPGGIAGFGRGEESLPAQMNLTRFSYCLLSHQFDESPENSDLVMEATNSGEGKKTNGVSYTAFLKNPSTKKPAFGAYYYITLRKIVVGEKRVRVPRRMLEPDVNGDGGFIVDSGSTLTFMERPIFDLVAEEFVKQVNYTRARELEKQFGLSPCFVLAGGAETASFPEMRFEFRGGAKMRLPVANYFSLVGKGDVACLTIVSDDVAGQGGAVGPAVILGNYQQQNFYVECDLENERFGFRSQSCQKRVY, encoded by the exons ATGGAAGTGACGAAATATGAAGAACCTATCCCGCCAGCCCTGGTTGCAAAACCAGGCTGCTCTGAACGCCCTCTGCACCTAGTCCGTGCCTCTAAAGAACCTATCTCCCCAGCCCTAACCCTGTGCACCTATGACACGCTAAACTGGACTCGTCAGTCAAACCAGCGAGATGAGTCCACGTTGAACTCGCCAATGGAGGTGGCAATAACCACTGGCTATGTCGCCAATGGTAGCAGCGAGAAGTCACGTGCTCGTCCCTCATCATATCACCAGC CTTCCATTTCCGTTATAAATAAACaaccaaaaaccaaaaaaacttCGTCAAAACCATCCCATCACCTTCACACTCGAAGGCGTTTTTGCGTTTTTTCTTTCCCTCAAAATGCTTCTTCCTCACATTATTCTCTCCCTCTTCTCTTTCCTCTCCATCATATTACTATTCACCACCATTACTTCATCCACCCCCACCCCCAACACCATCATCACCCTCCCTTATTCACCCACCACCCCTCTTCAAGTAATTCACACCCATTCCACACCCTCCAACTCGCCGTCTCCACATCCATCACAAGAGCCCACCACCTCAAAAACCACAACAACCCTAGTTCACTCAAAACCCTAGTTCACCCCAAAACCTACGGAGGCTACTCAATAGACCTCAAATTCGGAACCCCACCACAAACGTTCCCCTTCGTTCTCGACACTGGAAGCAGCCTCGTCTGGCTCCCATGCTACTCCCACTACCTCTGCTCCAAATGCAACTCTTTCTCAAACAACAACACACCAAAATTCATCCCAAAAGACTCATTTTCTTCAAAGTTTGTTGGCTGCAGAAACCCTAAATGCGCTTGGGTCTTTGGCTCCGACGTTACGTCTCATTGTTGCAAGCTAGCCAAAGCCGCTTTTAGTAATAACAATAACTGTTCCCAAACATGCCCTGCATACACCGTCCAATACGGTCTCGGCTCCACCGCGGGTTTTCTCTTATcagaaaatctcaattttccCGCAAAAAATGTTTCTGATTTTCTCGTCGGCTGCTCCGTCGTCTCTGTCTACCAGCCTGGCGGAATCGCCGGGTTCGGCCGGGGAGAAGAGTCCTTACCGGCGCAGATGAACCTCACGAGATTCTCTTATTGCCTACTCTCTCACCAATTCGACGAATCGCCGGAAAACAGCGACCTCGTCATGGAAGCTACCAACTCCGGCGAGGGAAAAAAAACCAACGGCGTCAGCTACACGGCGTTTCTGAAAAATCCGTCAACAAAAAAGCCCGCGTTCGGCGCGTACTATTATATCACTCTTAGAAAAATTGTTGTTGGTGAAAAGCGCGTGAGGGTTCCGAGGAGGATGTTGGAGCCCGACGTTAACGGCGACGGCGGGTTCATCGTTGACTCGGGGTCAACGTTAACATTCATGGAGAGGCCGATTTTCGATCTGGTAGCGGAGGAGTTTGTAAAGCAGGTGAACTACACGCGCGCGAGGGAGCTTGAAAAACAGTTTGGGCTGAGTCCGTGTTTTGTTTTGGCGGGTGGCGCTGAAACGGCGTCGTTTCCCGAGATGAGGTTTGAGTTCAGGGGTGGCGCGAAGATGAGGCTGCCGGTGGCGAATTATTTCTCGCTGGTGGGGAAAGGTGACGTGGCGTGCTTGACGATTGTTTCTGATGACGTGGCGGGTCAGGGTGGGGCGGTGGGGCCCGCAGTGATATTGGGGAACTATCAGCAACAGAATTTCTACGTGGAGTGTGACTTGGAGAATGAAAGGTTTGGGTTTCGGAGTCAGAGTTGCCAAAAGAGggtttattaa